tctaaaaggagtgtaTCATTTCGgaattctaattggatttggaagacagaataaagggtaggcatttgcaaaaaaaagaagtgaaaaataaataaataaattatctagaacgatattgaaggagtttaaatctaaattttggatatTCAAAGTAATCAAGCGGCTTGTGATTTTGAATTTCCTACATGAAGAtataaaagttttaataaaaTCACTCAAATCTGAAACCTCCAGCATGACAAAATCTAGAGttaacttttaattattttttttatctagaACGGTCATGAAAGtattaaattctcaattttggatatgttgtaaatccagaagtctagtttctagaAAATCACACCGTTCGTGATTCCTACGTATCTacaataagatatgaattttctacgaCAGACATGTCAAGATGTGGAAAAGGCtgttgaaaatcaaagaaaagagaagaagaaagtacCACGGTGCTGATCGTCAAGCCACATTGCTGCAAAACAATGAAGGTCAGACatctatttatagaggtttattaGCATCTATTATAACTAGATTCAAACTTGAATTAAGCTTCTATAAAATTGACTCCTAAGCGGATTCCAATTAGTTGTGGAATCTTGCATTACAAGTAAACACcctaaaaaaaattgcaaaaaaaaaaagaaaaggtgaaaataataataataataataataataataatcattttttcttctctttcctaATCCTCATTGGATAAAACTAATTTGCCACATTCCTACTCCAACAATGATGAAGGGGTGCATCAATATAGTATGAATTCACGGTACATCTCAAAATACATGACATGTCATTATCCTACAAgtaatacttcaagcctagtcttcaaaagataaaatatctcgacaagacttgaagcagggggcatttgtaatcatttacaatttattaaatataaatttgtagaatggttcaatttatattaaattcaagatatattagtataaataaatattttggattaataaaattaggtcgattatttaagcccaataaatgtggatttaattaaaaacctaaatccattgatttgggctataaagatgactccactttgttaagcccaatatcatctcatcctagaggcccattttcatgccacatgtcaaagttaagtggcaattcaagtcaaattaaataagccactagaattatgccatgtgccaaagttaggtggcaatccaaatcaaattcaataagccactaaaatcatgccacatgtcaaagttaagtggcaatccaagtcaaattagataagccactaaaatcatgccacatgtcaaagttatgtgccAATCTAAGTCAAACTAATGATGCCACTAGAATAATACCACGtgtctatgtgacatgttctgaccaatcaaattaaaactcttcaacaaagaaatctgattagtcagttcaaaccaaccaatcaaatcacaccctcataccactccctacaactataaataggggtcctcattattctgaaagaggaggttttttgaagaacaagaagcaagaagagagctcgtcgATCAAAGGCCGtcaattctctacaaagctacaaagttcaagcaatcaaattcaagctcaagttcaagatAAAAAACGaagacaaatatcaaaaagttcgagatcaagttacttgttcatatttatcgTTTGTCATAACCATActagtgttcgtgacgaatacttcaaatccaaattcgaagacaaagattcaagatcaagctattcaagcccttgactctaaatcaaattcaaattcaagttcaacgtgtttcatattatttgaagaatcagaggattattatagagattgtaatcgcattacattttgaaatcaaatattacactttgttactccaactttccggtcttgattatttatttttttcggctcgaaaatttgttgtttacagtTCTATCCTTCCTTAAATGCCCTTATGGATTTTAGATAACAtcaaaaaaattagagaaaaagaaTGGAATATTCTCCTCTCCCACAGAGTATGCTTCTGATTAATAGTGAGATGAAATTTACCACGTGGCAACATAATACCATTGGGTTGAATCGtttttttggattttatttttttttgaaaataaccaacaataaaaatagtattataatattgaatataagaaaaattaatgaacatatttttttttgtaatttttctatttccttaaaaatcaaaaacaaaaaatattatctaaaaataactatttttgtgGTTTATTTCATAGTGATCAAGAGAAAAGTGTTGAGGAAACCAGTCAGAAGGATGCACAGAAGCTATCGGCTAAAATTGACAGTCAcgaatttgataaaaataaccTCAAGAAACTAAACAATAGAAACATAGAGCAAGGAAACAGTGACAATATTGAGAAAGATAACAATGATGACAACAATGAGCAGAGTAGGAATGACAACAATATTGAGAAAGGAAATCAAGAGTCTAGAATAAACAGTTAGAACCATCAAGAAGACTATTCCAGCAGCAATCATGAATATCAAGAAAGCAACaagaataaaggaaaaaaagatgcAGAGGCTATTTCAAATAACTTCAGTCCTAGAATTTAAAATTGTGAAGGCATATAACTGATTTTGGACTCTGAGGTTAACAAACCTTTTGCTAAAATAGAAAGTTCATCGGATGATGAGGTTGCAGATAGTTTGATAGGGTCTCTTGCTCCTAGCCTTAGAAACATCAATGAAGAAGGTAATATAGAAAAAGATCAAGAAGGTATTGCCCGAGACTCATTTGAAAGAGGCAGAGCACAAACAAGGGTTGTCTCTAATCAAAAGGGGAAGAAGTCGACATCGTAGAAATGCACAAAAAATTAAGAGACAAGACTGCTCCCTCTTACAAGAGAAGGAGTCCAAACTAGAATCCTAtcctatttttttatgattagTGTTATATTCTGGAATATAAGGGGAGTAAGATCCCAAAAAGCTATTCATAGATTGAAAAATCTGATCAACATCAATCACTCAGATTTTGTTGCTATTAGTGAACCTAAGGTCAACAGAACAAGATAGAGGGCTATAAGAGGTTTTTGGGTTTCATGGAATGTGTTACTAATGATAATGGAAAATTATGGTGCTTCTGGAGACATAATCTACAGATGAGTAATATCATTAAGGATGAGCAGCAAATCACTATCAAGTTCCATCAAAATGTAGGTGTTCAAAGATACTTTTATCACTGCAGTGTAAGCCAAATGTACTTTTACAGAAAGAATAGATCTATGGGAAAGTCTCACCAATATTAGTGGTATTATTGATGGTCCATGGTGCATTGGAGGTGACTTTAATGTTATTATAGACGCTAACGAAAAATTGGGAGGTAGACCACATAGAACTTATAAGAGTTTGGATTTTATCAGTTGTATGGATCAATGTGGAGTGTTTGACATAGGTTTTGCTGGACCTAAGCTCACTTGGTGTAAAAATTAAGAATCtaattttagaatttgaaaatgattggatagaaTCTTTATCAATGATCTTTGGGAACAAAATTATCAAAGCAATGTGGTTAGACACTTGGTTAGAACGGGGTCTGATCATAGACCTCTTTTACTGAAGTGTCATGATAATTAGGACATGGGCATTAGGTACTTCAGATTTTTTAACTTTTAGGCTGCTCAGTAAGATTTCATGAACTTGGTGCAAAATTTTTGGGAAACTGATATTAATGGTAATGCTATGTGGAAACTTCATCAAAAACTTAAGTTGCTTAGCAAAATGTTGAGTGATTGGTCCATAAACTCCATTGGTAATGTTTTTGACAATGTCAAGGAATGGGAGGATAAAATTCAAACTTTTCAAGAATTGGAGTTTATTGATAACAGTGATCAAGTCAATGAAGATCTCAACAAGACCTATGCTGAATATATAAGATGGCAGGCTATGGAGGACTCTTTACTAAAGCAAAAGTTTCAAGTCAAATGGTTTGAAGAAGGTGATAGTAACACCAAGTATTTTTATAGTGTTACCAGGGATATGAAAAGAAGACATCATATTCATAGAATCAAGAATAGCAAGGGAAGTTGGCTTCGTAGTAGTGATAAAATTGGTAGATCAACAATGAGACACTTCAAGAAGATTTTCAAGAaacaaaatattgatattgatccAGAAATGCTggcatattattaaaaaaagatgTTGTTGAATACGTTCAAGATTTCTTCGGAGGAAGGCAACCATCCAGGTATTTTTCACAAACTTGCCTTTTCCTTATTCCCAAAGTTGACTCCCCTGCTAGTTTTTTCTGATCTAACACCTATTAGTCTTTCTAATTTTTTGCTTAAGATTATTACTAAATTTTTGTCTAGATGAttgatgtcacgatccaaaaaccCAGGTCATGATGGAACACATCTCTAATCCCAACCCGAAGTGTAAGCCGGAAAGTAAAACCATAAGAGACTCCCTaagggaagtcaggccacaaataaaCGTAATAACAGGACAACAATGAAATCATACCAAAAACTGATGTCATGagtgtaaagagcatctaatataaTGATCAAATCTGATATATATCATAAATCTTTGAGTAataataaagactagaaataaAAGCTAGAACTGATTGTGGTTCGAATCTtaagatctcaccactaatctgaataGTAAATATCCACAAAAGAAGGAGATCAGCTGCCGCACGGGATACCTTGACTAGGATTTGAATCaaaagggatacagaagtacgggtgagtacaatccacatgtacttagtaggtttaatcgactgagtataaggatttaatcaaaactatgaaataaataaaggaaCGCTTCCACATGCACGCAGAAAAATCTGACTCCAGCTATGCTGCCACCAATTTATATGGAACGATGCtaataaagtaaacacataaatacagttcaatatcacaacTAAAAAGATAAGTCAAATATCACAGGTATTGATGCAATGCTATGTattatgatgatgtaatgatatgatggtacaGTGGGATCAAGGCTGTcacacaacctgtcgtatacacctgctaaGTTTTGCTACCAAACAGGACCCATGGGGTCTCGTAGACCATATACCTCCTCacaatctcaatatatcaactaTCTCACCACCCAACCTCATcgccaaggactcatgatactaatatctcatcTGCTTGCAACCTACTCATGGTCAAGGCTATATGAAaggtgtcatattttctttctcaaaaagaattttcatagttatcaacttcccaatgatcaatgataatatgaatgaggatcAATGTATTTACAACATATAAGGCAtagaggtaatattcaactcaacatgtagtataaggtaaaagttctcaaaacttaacctaaacaaGATATTCACCATCAATAAACAGTAATGGAAAGGAAATACTTCAacttaaatattcacccctttctcaacaatatctcTATACCGAAGCATGCTCGAACCCTCAACTCAGTCCCTCAGGTGgacattacaagtcaaataacctctTCACATCTCTAACTCAGTTAAGTTATGATACACAGTCtcaatcacagataaaatatcacataaggccccAGGCGGGCTACACAACACGTATAAGCCCCCACATGGGCATCATAATATAACTtatcagtcccaaactacatacaacccatcccaaagtctacaacatagaatttgattAATCACCTCAACTCAGCCttaagaaggatagtcaaatatacctcaattgccgaaaccgcactcgaatgcTCTACCGGATGAACAACCTTTGAATTCAACACTtgaaatgacaacccactatgaagaatgaaacatacgtgttataaggagtccaatgacacacatattgataggttttgaaATCGgaggtaaaatagtccaaaaattaatcaattttgaAAAAGGTCAACTTTGgaattttattcaaaaatcatgTTCCactagtaataaggaactcatggttgataaacccataaaaatagagttcaaaatgagttagaaatcacaattttcttaaattcagaTTAGGGAAGAAAACAAGGTATTTTTGGGGTGTGAAACTAAAGATTAggagttgaaatcatgatataaatgatggaatatgaaagattttagtGAAATATTACTTACCCCATGAAATTACTTGAAGTGCTCTCTCCAAAATCGccccaagaagcttaagaaactcaaaaaaggtGATAGTAGGGTTTTTTTCAACCCTTTACTATTTCAGGCCTATATTGTTCTCTGCGAACACGAACATTTAAATCCACGAACGCGGAGCTCACTAAAAATACCCTCAGCGAATGCGGACCAACTTCGCGAATGCAGAGGAGGAAAAGGTTGTATCTACAAATGCAGACACACTACACGAATGCGGACACAGTTTGCGAATGTAGAGAAGGAAATATGACTACACCAGATAGCAGTCcaacttttaagaaaaatcTGCGAACGgaccctcgggattcattcaaaatctcatacacaaaccaaatatgcactcctactaaagttgacattctggactcaatggaaccatcggTTTTTAAATTTAGGGTCTCTTTGACCCAAAATatgataagtcgcaactaaaatAGTTTtgacacttgaaatacccaaaataccctcagaacctctaaaaattacaacaaagccATTTTCAGCATTAGAATCATCCCCCTCCCCTCCGAAACCTTTGaaatcatcaaaaatccaatcCGAGCCTCCGAACttgatttgttgaccaaagtcaagcTTAGCTTATTTAAAACTAAACGTTCCAActtgagacctcaaattcacatatcaaccccaaagCTGATTCTGACGACTCTCCTAAACCAATTTCCATGTTTCATAGCTAATGGAACTAACGGAATCTCATTTTGAGACGTGTAGAACtagttggtaccgaaaactGGTTTTTAACATTTTAACTCTATCAAACTCAAGATTTTGCCCAATTCACCAACTATTAAGACAGtaacacattcaaccacacAAAACTGAACAAATAACACTCGGAAGCACTAACGGTaggggtaaaataataattagacataaatttttgaaaatgaaccttaaggtcattacatcatccactgCAAAatgatgttcgtcctcgaatataagataaaggaaagtacctggagtctcaaaaagctgagggaaCCGGGATCGAATATCAGCCTCTAACTCCCAAGTTGCCTCATCAATAGGCTGATGCCACCACCTTAATCGAAGCGATCTCTCCTGTCTTGAGCCTACAAAGCTACCTATCTAGGATAGCTACCAGTTCCTCCTTATAAGTCAAATACGGACCACACTCCACTGCATTAAAAGAAATCACATGGACTCATCCAGTATATACTTGCAAAGCATagagacatgaaacaccggatgaacagATGACAGTCTAGGGggtaataacaactcataagccaccccaCCCACTCTTCTCAGAATCTCGAGTGGTCTAACAAACCTCGGGCTAATctttcccttcttcccaaacctcatcacacccttcatgagcGATATATTAAGCCACGCACAATCACTCACCATGAAATCTAAGAGATGAACCCTTCTATAAATATAACTCTCCTAAGGACTCTAGGCCATCAATCATACCTGTTCCATAGCATCTCTTAGTAAGTCAGTGTCCAATGTATCAACCACAACTGAATTagaccacccaatgggcgatcgaCACCTACAACCATACAATgtctcaaatggtgccatctgaatgctggagtgataactgctattataggaaaactcttcTATGGGAAAGTGTTGCTCCCATCGGGCacaaaaatcaatcacacaggtcctaagcatatcctccaacatcTTAATAATCCGCTCGGACTGGGCATTAGTCTGGGATAAAATGCTGAACTCTTGTCTAGTTGCGTACCCAGACCATGTTGCAATGCCTCcaaaaagtgagaggtgaacacaaAACCCTGACCTGACACGATAGAGATAGGTACCCCATGTAACCTAACAATCTCATGAaggtagatcctagctaactgctgCGTATTGTAGCTTGTATTCACCAAAAGGAAATAGGTTGATTTGGTCAGTtagtccacaatcacccaaacagagtcatacttacccaatgtcaTGAGTAATCTAAATGCAAAGTCCATGGTAATACGCTCCCACTttcactcaggaatgggcatcatTTGCATAGGTCCacccagtttttgatgctcataactcacttgttggcaatttagacacttagccacaaaatcaataatgtctttTTTTATGACACACCatcaatagtgttgtttcaagtcatgaaacatcttttccACTCCCAGGTGAATATAATacacaatgagcctcctccaatatcataggtacccaatcaccaaccttgggcacacaaatgcgaccattagtCTTCAAAACTTCCTCcagatcaagagaggctgattttgcttcactactcaacactttgtctcaaATGTCCTTCAATTGTTATCCTCAAACTAGTGTGtatgaatctggtccatcaaagtagacctagccttcacaaaggccaaaatgttatgatgtgtagaaatatcaagtcggatcAACTTcttagccaatgactgaacctccaaagccAATGGACTCTCATCCACCTATAGGAAagccaaactacccatactagatACTTTGAAACTTAAGACATTTGCTACCACATTAGATTTGTCTgtatgataaagaatggtgatgtcatagtttTCAACAACTCTAACAATCTATGCTGCCTCATGTTCATATTTGGCTGGGAAAAGATATACTAAAGGCTACGGTGGTAagtaaagacctcacaatgtACACCATAGCGATAGTGCCTCCAAAACTTTAAAATGAACACCACGGCCACCAAttctaagtcatgggtaggataaTTCTTCGCATGTATCTTCAACTatagcatatcataagctataactctacccttttgcatcaatacaccacccatgTCAGCTCTCGACGAATCACAATGCATAATAAAGGCCACACCCTCCTCgagtaaggctagaataggtgttgaagtcaataactccttgaaattttgaaagctcgcctcacactcatcagtccattGAAATACctcggtcttttgagttagcctagttaATGGGGTTTCAATAGAAGAGAAGACATGCACAAACCGATGATAATAGCCTGCTAACCAGTAAAGCTCTGAATCTCAATAactgaagtaggcctaacccaatctcGAACCCCTGCAACCTTGACCGGAtcgaccataataccatccttggtcaccaccTAACCCAAGAATGccacggactcaagccaaaactcttatttagagaattttgcatacaacttctcctctctcaatctttgAACGATTGTTCTCAAGTGACTAACATGGTCTACTTCATTCTTAGaaaaaatcaagatatcatcaataaacacaatcatgtATAAGTCCAAATAAGGCTGGAATACTCAGTTTATCAACTTCATAAAAGTAGCCAAGGCGTTAGTTAACCCGTAGGACATAAACACAaattcataatgcccataatgaGTCTTAAATGCAGTCTTCGAGAAATTAGACCAAACtatcaactgatggtaacctaacctcaaatcaattttagagaacATCGATGCACCATAAAGCTGGtcaaatatatcatcaatgttaggaagaggatacttgttcttgatggtggctttattcaattgtcgatagtcaatacacaccctcatagtaccatccttcttctttacaaataagacTGGTGCAACCCACAGCGATATACTAGGCTGAATAAACCCAtttttcaataaatcttccaattgttttTCAATTCTTTTAGCTTTGTCAAAGCCATTTGATAAAGACAAATAGAGATGGGCTTGGTGCCCAGCTCTAAATCAATCACCAAAACGATATCACAATTAGGAGAAACACCCGACAAGTCTATAGAAAACACATCTATAAACTTCCTTACCACCCTCCTAGTCTCTAAAGAAGGAGAGGTGACTTTGTAGtaagatcacgtacatgagccaaataatacaaacaacccttatccatcagaTAACGAGCATGAATATAAGACAT
This Solanum dulcamara chromosome 8, daSolDulc1.2, whole genome shotgun sequence DNA region includes the following protein-coding sequences:
- the LOC129899921 gene encoding uncharacterized protein LOC129899921; amino-acid sequence: MVPPPCICFLASSLSKYLAAPSPEKEAIRGSAGPPATGDQEKSVEETSQKDAQKLSAKIDSHEFDKNNLKKLNNRNIEQGNSDNIEKDNNDDNNEQSRNDNNIEKGNQESRINKSSSDDEVADSLIGSLAPSLRNINEEGNIEKDQEGIARDSFERGRAQTRVVSNQKGKKSTS